The following proteins are co-located in the Calliphora vicina chromosome 2, idCalVici1.1, whole genome shotgun sequence genome:
- the LOC135949986 gene encoding uncharacterized protein LOC135949986 isoform X2, giving the protein MTPAENATDDETHFLDLNDDCLVEILKYLNIHETFSLLGCVCKRIDEIIYERLALVKHLTINLRDPPTFTSHQLQIIGRNLKSLYISAGYSLSSPLTLNYLDPICSQDTLQFLTLHYVQFDENYQKCIMNVAAQLQFLDLSYCQLTDDLLQPILEKCDNLRALTIFGNYNLRCVSLGGLKSGHLKELKVEQNSNCKREIEKFIAKNPEVTVTIFAIGYLGHINSKVYHD; this is encoded by the coding sequence aTGACTCCAGCAGAAAATGCCACTGATGACGAAACAcattttttggatttaaatGATGACTGTCTGgtggaaatattaaaatatttaaacattcatGAAACATTTTCATTGTTGGGTTGTGTTTGCAAACGAATTGATGAAATTATTTACGAAAGACTGGCTTTGGTAAAACATTTAACCATTAATCTAAGAGATCCACCAACATTTACCAGCCACCAATTACAAATTATTGGTCGAAATTTAAAAAGTCTTTACATTAGTGCTGGTTACTCTTTGTCTTCACCTCTAACTCTCAATTATCTGGATCCCATCTGTAGCCAGGATACTCTCCAATTTCTGACTCTACATTACGTTCAATTCgatgaaaattatcaaaaatgtaTCATGAATGTAGCAGCTCAACTACAATTTTTAGATTTAAGTTATTGCCAATTAACTGATGATTTGCTGCAGCCTATTTTAGAGAAATGTGACAATCTTAGAGCCCTgacaatttttggaaattataatttaagatGTGTATCGTTAGGTGGCTTAAAATCGGGACATTTAAAGGAACTTAAAGTCGAACAGAATTCGAATTGTAAACGTGAAATAGAGAAATTTATTGCGAAAAATCCCGAGGTCACGGTGACGATTTTTGCCATTGGATATTTGGGTCACATAAACTCCAAGGTATATCACGATTGA
- the LOC135949986 gene encoding uncharacterized protein LOC135949986 isoform X1: MFTFYRMKIKMTPAENATDDETHFLDLNDDCLVEILKYLNIHETFSLLGCVCKRIDEIIYERLALVKHLTINLRDPPTFTSHQLQIIGRNLKSLYISAGYSLSSPLTLNYLDPICSQDTLQFLTLHYVQFDENYQKCIMNVAAQLQFLDLSYCQLTDDLLQPILEKCDNLRALTIFGNYNLRCVSLGGLKSGHLKELKVEQNSNCKREIEKFIAKNPEVTVTIFAIGYLGHINSKVYHD, encoded by the coding sequence aTGACTCCAGCAGAAAATGCCACTGATGACGAAACAcattttttggatttaaatGATGACTGTCTGgtggaaatattaaaatatttaaacattcatGAAACATTTTCATTGTTGGGTTGTGTTTGCAAACGAATTGATGAAATTATTTACGAAAGACTGGCTTTGGTAAAACATTTAACCATTAATCTAAGAGATCCACCAACATTTACCAGCCACCAATTACAAATTATTGGTCGAAATTTAAAAAGTCTTTACATTAGTGCTGGTTACTCTTTGTCTTCACCTCTAACTCTCAATTATCTGGATCCCATCTGTAGCCAGGATACTCTCCAATTTCTGACTCTACATTACGTTCAATTCgatgaaaattatcaaaaatgtaTCATGAATGTAGCAGCTCAACTACAATTTTTAGATTTAAGTTATTGCCAATTAACTGATGATTTGCTGCAGCCTATTTTAGAGAAATGTGACAATCTTAGAGCCCTgacaatttttggaaattataatttaagatGTGTATCGTTAGGTGGCTTAAAATCGGGACATTTAAAGGAACTTAAAGTCGAACAGAATTCGAATTGTAAACGTGAAATAGAGAAATTTATTGCGAAAAATCCCGAGGTCACGGTGACGATTTTTGCCATTGGATATTTGGGTCACATAAACTCCAAGGTATATCACGATTGA